A single genomic interval of Gammaproteobacteria bacterium harbors:
- the phoR gene encoding phosphate regulon sensor histidine kinase PhoR, translated as MRPVGWARDLLLLAALALLGAGLGGALDACWAGFALGVLCYQLISYRRLLGLHHWLAEDALRRESPVLGGMLGDIGDRMYYQQARLRKRLDEVGGALAHLRESYAALKDGVVMLDAGNVIAWCNASASGLLGLRYPQDVGQQLLNLVRNPDFAAYLNRQDFERSFELTLSGRVLELQATAFGASSKIVFVRDTSAMKYLETMRRDFVANISHELRTPLTVISGYVDTLVQMQAGQSPVVERALAQMQGEAQRMEFLLRDLMLLSKLEGGPDAAAREEWIDVCAMLDSVRENALASCRGERQIELACTRGLRILGERTALESVFSNLIFNAVRYTAPGGSIRVSCVVQSAAAVVEVSDNGIGIDPIHIPRLTERFYRVDQSRSIESGGTGLGLAIVKHALKRLGGELDISSRPGVGSTFRCRFRPERVRAD; from the coding sequence ATGCGGCCGGTCGGATGGGCGCGTGATCTGTTGCTGCTGGCGGCGCTGGCGCTGCTCGGCGCGGGTCTCGGGGGAGCCCTCGATGCCTGCTGGGCAGGATTTGCGCTCGGGGTCCTGTGCTATCAGCTGATCAGCTACCGCCGCCTGCTCGGCCTGCACCACTGGCTGGCGGAGGATGCGTTGCGCCGCGAATCGCCGGTACTTGGTGGCATGCTCGGCGATATCGGCGACCGTATGTACTATCAGCAGGCCCGGCTGCGCAAGCGTCTCGACGAAGTCGGCGGTGCGCTGGCGCATTTGCGCGAATCCTACGCGGCGCTGAAGGATGGCGTGGTGATGCTCGATGCCGGCAACGTGATCGCATGGTGCAATGCCAGCGCCAGCGGCCTGCTCGGATTGCGTTATCCGCAGGATGTCGGTCAGCAACTGCTCAACCTGGTGCGCAATCCGGATTTCGCCGCGTATCTGAACCGCCAGGATTTCGAGCGCAGCTTCGAACTGACGCTCTCCGGACGGGTGCTGGAGCTGCAGGCGACGGCCTTCGGCGCCAGCAGCAAGATCGTGTTCGTGCGCGATACAAGTGCGATGAAATATCTCGAGACCATGCGCCGCGACTTCGTGGCCAATATCTCGCACGAGCTGCGCACCCCGCTCACCGTGATCAGCGGCTATGTCGATACGCTGGTCCAGATGCAGGCCGGACAATCGCCGGTGGTGGAGCGGGCTTTGGCGCAGATGCAGGGCGAGGCGCAACGCATGGAGTTCCTGTTGCGCGACCTGATGTTGCTGTCGAAGCTCGAGGGCGGTCCGGATGCCGCGGCGCGGGAGGAGTGGATCGACGTCTGCGCGATGCTCGATTCGGTGCGCGAAAATGCGCTGGCCTCCTGCCGCGGGGAGCGCCAGATCGAACTCGCCTGCACGCGCGGCCTGCGCATTCTCGGGGAGCGTACGGCGCTGGAGAGCGTGTTCTCGAACCTGATATTCAATGCGGTCAGGTACACGGCCCCCGGTGGCAGCATCCGGGTGAGTTGCGTGGTGCAATCCGCGGCCGCGGTGGTCGAGGTCAGCGACAACGGGATCGGTATCGACCCCATCCACATTCCGCGTCTGACCGAACGCTTCTACCGTGTCGATCAGAGTCGCTCGATCGAAAGCGGCGGCACCGGACTCGGACTCGCCATCGTCAAGCACGCGCTGAAGCGCCTCGGCGGGGAACTCGACATCAGCAGCCGGCCGGGTGTCGGCAGCACCTTCAGGTGCCGGTTTCGCCCGGAGCGCGTGCGCGCGGACTGA
- the phoB gene encoding phosphate regulon transcriptional regulator PhoB codes for MSNKQTVLVVDDESSIRDMVQLALELAGFDCLQAANAREAHARIVDQSPDLVLLDWMMPDTNGYELLRRLRKDEMTASLPVIMLTAKTEEGNRVHGLEGGADDYVTKPFSPRELIARIRALLRRAAPANEGGTLEFDGLRLDPLAHRVHAGGQALAMGPTEFRLLHFLMSHPDRAYSRAQLLDNVWGANVYIDERTVDVHVRRLRKSLESGNTGCERFVQTVRGTGYRFSTQTAPS; via the coding sequence ATGAGCAATAAACAGACGGTATTGGTAGTCGATGACGAATCCTCGATCCGCGATATGGTGCAGCTCGCCCTGGAACTGGCCGGGTTTGACTGTCTGCAGGCCGCGAACGCGCGCGAGGCCCATGCACGGATCGTCGACCAAAGCCCGGACCTGGTGCTGCTCGACTGGATGATGCCGGACACCAACGGCTATGAATTGCTGCGCCGCCTGCGCAAGGACGAAATGACGGCCAGCCTTCCGGTGATCATGCTGACCGCGAAAACCGAGGAGGGAAATCGCGTGCACGGTCTCGAGGGCGGTGCCGACGATTATGTGACCAAGCCGTTTTCGCCGCGCGAGCTGATCGCACGGATTCGCGCCCTGTTGCGCCGCGCGGCTCCCGCAAACGAGGGCGGTACGCTGGAGTTCGATGGCTTGCGTCTCGACCCGCTCGCCCATCGCGTCCATGCCGGCGGCCAGGCCCTCGCTATGGGCCCGACCGAATTCAGGCTGCTTCATTTCCTGATGAGCCATCCGGACCGTGCCTATTCGCGCGCGCAATTGCTCGACAACGTCTGGGGCGCCAATGTGTATATCGACGAGCGCACCGTGGACGTCCATGTACGCCGGTTGCGCAAATCGCTCGAGTCCGGCAACACCGGCTGCGAGCGCTTCGTGCAAACGGTGCGCGGTACCGGTTATCGCTTCTCCACGCAAACGGCGCCGAGCTGA
- the rlmKL gene encoding bifunctional 23S rRNA (guanine(2069)-N(7))-methyltransferase RlmK/23S rRNA (guanine(2445)-N(2))-methyltransferase RlmL: MSRDTGPETGRSQLRHRRFFASCSRGLEELLLAELRATGIRDARAGAGGVQFSGTLEDGYRACLWSRVASRVLVVVAEVDARDAETLYQGVVDLPWEQHFTPGATMAVDFVGTSDELRNSLYSARRVKDGVVDRLRAVTGTRPDVDVRAPDIRVAARLHRGRVGLSIDLGGEAQHRRGYRGGTGAAPLKENLAAALLLRAGWPEIAAAGGALYDPLCGSGTLLIEGALMAAGAAPGEARAIARQKWAGHDAGLWTRMCNAATAARVAGIAGLGPIAGADVDARVLQHARSSALAAATDAHIVFMHAALAQQKRPTAMQGHGGLLICNPPYGERLGEVEKLRGLYAELGHLIREEFAGWRAAILTTDGPLPECTGLEFGRQYRFRNGPIDCRLLIHEPQASVRKTRDAEAPDARPEPPRELGEGAAMFANRVRKNLRRLKPWLAAEKPACYRVYDADIPEYAVAVDRYGDWVHVAEYAPPASIDPALARERLADVRAALVEVLRIAPARIVLKTRTRQRGSAQYQRLARDNHFIEVREGPARLLVNLRDFLDTGLFLDHRPARRLIASMARDTRFLNLFCYTASATVFAALGGARESTSIDMSSTYLDWAARNLALNGIDRDSHELERADCLRWMEGQKRRWDLIFLDPPSFSNSRRMEDTLDVQRDHVMLIRAALALLESGGSLLFSTNRRGFRLDAAALGDLRISDLSEQSRDPDFNRKPLPHRLFLLRAPGG; the protein is encoded by the coding sequence ATGAGCCGCGATACCGGCCCGGAAACGGGGCGCAGCCAGCTGCGCCATCGGCGCTTTTTCGCCAGCTGTTCGCGTGGTCTGGAGGAGCTGCTGCTGGCGGAGTTGCGCGCCACGGGTATCCGCGATGCCCGCGCCGGCGCCGGGGGCGTGCAATTCTCCGGCACCCTGGAAGATGGCTATCGCGCGTGTCTGTGGTCACGGGTGGCGAGCCGTGTGCTGGTCGTCGTGGCCGAGGTCGATGCGCGTGATGCCGAGACCCTGTATCAGGGCGTGGTCGATCTGCCCTGGGAGCAGCACTTCACGCCCGGCGCCACGATGGCAGTGGATTTTGTCGGCACCTCCGATGAATTGCGCAACAGCCTCTACAGTGCGCGCCGGGTCAAGGACGGCGTGGTCGATCGCCTGCGCGCGGTGACCGGCACCCGTCCGGATGTCGATGTGCGTGCACCGGATATCCGGGTCGCGGCGCGCCTGCACCGCGGGCGGGTCGGGCTGTCGATCGACCTCGGGGGCGAGGCGCAGCACCGGCGTGGTTATCGCGGCGGCACGGGCGCCGCGCCGCTCAAGGAGAATCTTGCGGCCGCCTTGCTGCTGCGCGCGGGCTGGCCCGAGATCGCGGCGGCGGGCGGCGCGCTCTACGATCCGCTGTGCGGCTCGGGCACGCTGCTGATCGAAGGCGCGCTGATGGCCGCCGGTGCCGCTCCGGGCGAGGCGCGCGCCATCGCGCGCCAGAAATGGGCCGGACACGATGCCGGGTTGTGGACGCGGATGTGCAATGCCGCGACCGCGGCGCGGGTGGCAGGGATTGCGGGCCTGGGTCCGATCGCGGGAGCCGATGTCGACGCCCGCGTGCTGCAGCATGCGCGAAGCAGTGCGCTGGCCGCCGCCACCGACGCTCATATCGTGTTTATGCACGCCGCGCTGGCGCAACAGAAGCGTCCCACTGCGATGCAGGGGCATGGCGGCTTGCTGATCTGCAACCCGCCCTATGGCGAGCGCCTCGGCGAGGTGGAGAAGCTGCGCGGGCTGTATGCCGAACTCGGGCACCTGATACGCGAGGAATTCGCCGGCTGGCGCGCCGCGATACTCACCACCGACGGCCCGCTGCCCGAATGCACGGGCCTGGAGTTTGGGCGTCAGTACCGATTCAGGAATGGTCCCATCGATTGCCGCCTGCTGATCCATGAACCGCAGGCGAGTGTGCGCAAGACCCGGGACGCCGAAGCCCCCGATGCGAGGCCGGAGCCGCCGCGGGAACTCGGCGAGGGCGCGGCGATGTTCGCCAACCGGGTGCGCAAGAATCTGCGTCGCCTGAAGCCCTGGCTCGCGGCCGAAAAGCCCGCCTGTTACCGGGTCTACGACGCGGACATCCCGGAATACGCGGTGGCGGTGGATCGCTACGGCGACTGGGTGCACGTGGCGGAGTACGCCCCGCCGGCATCGATCGATCCGGCGCTTGCTCGCGAGCGACTCGCCGATGTGCGCGCGGCGCTCGTCGAAGTGCTGCGGATCGCGCCGGCGCGTATCGTGCTGAAAACCCGCACGCGCCAGCGTGGCAGCGCTCAATACCAGCGTCTCGCGCGCGACAATCATTTCATCGAGGTTCGCGAGGGGCCGGCGCGGCTGCTGGTGAACCTGCGTGATTTTCTCGATACCGGGCTGTTTCTCGATCACCGCCCGGCGCGGCGCCTGATCGCCTCGATGGCGCGCGATACGCGCTTCCTGAACCTGTTCTGCTATACGGCCTCGGCGACGGTGTTCGCGGCGCTCGGTGGCGCCCGCGAGAGCACCAGCATCGACATGTCGTCGACCTATCTCGACTGGGCGGCGCGCAACCTGGCGCTCAACGGCATCGATCGCGACTCCCATGAACTGGAGCGCGCCGACTGCCTGCGCTGGATGGAGGGCCAGAAACGCCGCTGGGATCTGATATTTCTCGACCCGCCGTCGTTCTCGAACTCCAGGCGCATGGAGGACACGCTCGATGTCCAGCGTGATCACGTGATGCTGATTCGCGCGGCCCTCGCGCTGCTCGAGAGCGGCGGCTCGCTGCTCTTCTCGACCAATCGCCGCGGGTTCCGGCTCGACGCCGCAGCGCTCGGCGATCTGCGGATCAGCGATCTGAGCGAGCAGAGCCGCGATCCGGACTTCAATCGCAAGCCCTTGCCGCACCGGTTGTTCCTGCTCCGTGCACCCGGTGGATAA
- a CDS encoding quinone-dependent dihydroorotate dehydrogenase, with protein sequence MKIPYRPLRALLFLLPGETAHELTLGSLEFMARCGLAAPLLGAGEGSCPVRVMGLEFANPVGLAAGLDKNGDHIDALAALGFGFLEIGTVTPRAQPGNPRPRLFRLPRAGALINRMGFNNAGVDHLVKRVREASYRGVLGINIGKNKDTPLGRAAEDYLYCLERVYAVASYVTLNLSSPNTPGLRDLQFGAPLEALLGALVARRDVLAQTHGKRVPLALKIAPDLAPEDLAAVADSARRQGIDALIATNTTVSRAGVEGLPDGTETGGLSGAPLTARANTIMQQLAQRLGGEIALIGAGGIMSGADALERVRSGADLVQLYTGFVYHGPALIGEAVQAIRTGQRG encoded by the coding sequence ATGAAAATTCCCTACCGGCCGCTGCGCGCGCTGTTGTTCCTGTTGCCGGGCGAGACCGCGCATGAGCTGACGCTCGGTTCGCTCGAGTTCATGGCGCGTTGTGGCCTGGCCGCACCCTTGCTCGGGGCCGGGGAGGGGAGTTGTCCGGTGCGGGTGATGGGGCTCGAGTTTGCGAACCCGGTCGGGCTCGCGGCCGGTCTCGACAAGAACGGGGATCATATCGACGCCCTGGCGGCGCTCGGTTTCGGCTTTCTCGAAATCGGCACCGTCACGCCGCGTGCGCAACCGGGCAATCCGCGTCCGCGCCTGTTCCGGCTGCCGCGGGCGGGCGCGCTGATCAACCGCATGGGTTTCAACAACGCCGGGGTGGATCACCTGGTGAAGCGGGTGCGCGAAGCGAGCTACCGCGGGGTGCTCGGTATCAATATCGGCAAGAACAAGGACACCCCGCTCGGGCGCGCCGCCGAGGATTACCTGTATTGCCTCGAGCGGGTTTATGCGGTGGCATCCTATGTCACGCTGAACCTGTCTTCGCCGAACACCCCGGGATTGCGCGATCTGCAGTTCGGCGCGCCGCTCGAGGCGCTGCTCGGGGCGCTGGTCGCGCGGCGCGATGTGCTGGCCCAGACCCATGGCAAGCGTGTGCCGCTGGCGCTGAAGATTGCGCCCGATCTCGCCCCCGAGGATCTCGCCGCGGTTGCCGACAGTGCCCGCCGCCAGGGTATCGATGCCCTGATCGCGACCAATACCACGGTATCGCGCGCGGGTGTGGAGGGGCTGCCGGATGGCACGGAAACCGGCGGCCTGAGCGGGGCGCCACTGACGGCGCGCGCCAACACGATAATGCAGCAGCTGGCACAGCGTCTCGGCGGCGAGATCGCACTGATCGGTGCCGGCGGCATCATGAGCGGCGCCGATGCGCTCGAGCGCGTGCGTAGCGGTGCCGACCTGGTGCAGCTCTATACCGGATTTGTCTATCACGGCCCGGCGCTGATCGGCGAGGCGGTACAGGCAATCCGCACCGGGCAGCGTGGATGA
- a CDS encoding NAD-glutamate dehydrogenase, whose protein sequence is MSDSKSKERFLGFLEEEIDRRSPGKDHPVLKGFAAEVLAGMDFEDVRERKPVDVYGTIHYAWQYLQDYDRRAPKIRIFNPSFEQFGWSSRHTAIMVLTDGMPFVAESLRLELNRRNIVIHMLISSDLTVQRDSDNELLYLYPATVPADGSKRVREALIYMEVSRITDPALLIELESSLASVVSEVKTVVSDFEPMCGRLRTLVQDFGSFSDGISEHDWSENRALLEWLLDGNFTFLGYEELGVDWATGTARVVTVADTRLGLLRERETSGVSDLEQEIRDASSPADLLPVQVVFFKSSRRSRVHRVAYPDYISIKCFDSEGRVNGQHRFLGLFTAVVYTMDPDNIPIVRRKVAQVIERSRPATSSHRMRALQRVLEVLPRDELFQSDVDTLYHTAMRIFHIQERRKIRLFIRPDRRYCFASCLVYWPREIYCTELRLRIENLLMDALGAEESEFTTFFSESLLVRTHFVMRLCPGQQPDFDQEELEDLIVRISQQWQDQLAAALLEEFGEEQGSTLVGLYGSAFPAGYRDDNDPPMAVADIRKFSALESAGELGVHLYRNIREAEDLLHFRLYSADRPVELSDVIPMFENLGMRVLGERPYRLRRSDQRELWVHDFSLVYALSEDIDVPSISAAVESAFLNVLAGRAENDGFNRLIVGTGLGWREAAILRAYAHYMKQLRYNFSQQFVAETLGRHLGIARDLIELFRARFDPAPALDSERRAAAEQEVAARILAALEQVAQLNEDQILRSYLELINGTLRTNCFQPDAGGVAKEYFSFKFDSVALPNMPRPVPKFEIWVYSTRMEGIHLRRGKVARGGLRWSDRLEDFRTEVLGLVKAQQVKNAVIVPVGAKGGFVLKQLRPDATREAVQAEGVACYEIFVQGLLDLTDNLVDGNTVAPPAVVCHDDPDPYLVVAADKGTASFSDIANAISARYDFWLRDAFASGGSVGYDHKKMAITARGAWVSVQRHFRERDLDVQQSEFSVVGIGDMSGDVFGNGLLRSPHAKLIAAFNHLHIFVDPDPDPARSFAERERLFALPRSSWADYDASLISSGGGVFARTAKSIALSAEMRRVLGCDAERLTPSELMSAILAAPVDLIWNGGIGTYFKASSESHADAGDKSNDAVRIDGCRIRARVVGEGGNLGMTQLARIEFASRGGACNTDFIDNSGGVDCSDHEVNIKILLNRVMAAGDMTEKQRVRLLEEMRDEVAELVLRNNYRQAQAISIAEREAQLRINEYRGLISSLESRGLLDRGLEFLASDEALVERRIKGMGLTRPELAVLTCYVKGQLKLDILASDIPEDDYLARSIETAFPVALCERFRDDLYQHPLRREIVATQLANDLVDFMGITFIERMSQSAATPVADVVRAYVVAREVFDLHRWWQAIEALDNSIPAARQLEVYADLQRLIRLAARWFVRNRRGHLDVRAEVEFFAPKVRAIQLGMQELVHGEQKAAWERRHHDLQDAGISGEVALALAGSTMLIGALGMVEVARTQDLAEEVVARIAFELNERLDFYWFGKQITALKVENYWQAMARDSFLDELDWQVRSIVAWVAREVARTPDAIARPEQWLQGQAVGVERWQRVVAEIRNAHVQEYAMYAVAVRGLLELSQPVTGLAH, encoded by the coding sequence ATGAGCGACAGCAAGAGCAAGGAGCGGTTTCTCGGTTTTCTCGAGGAAGAGATCGATCGCCGCTCGCCCGGCAAGGACCACCCGGTGCTCAAGGGATTCGCGGCCGAGGTGCTGGCGGGGATGGATTTCGAGGACGTGCGCGAGCGCAAGCCGGTCGACGTCTACGGAACCATTCATTACGCCTGGCAGTACCTGCAGGACTACGATCGGCGCGCGCCCAAGATCCGCATTTTCAATCCCAGTTTCGAACAATTCGGCTGGTCATCGCGCCACACCGCGATCATGGTGCTGACCGACGGCATGCCGTTCGTGGCCGAGTCGCTGCGCCTGGAGCTGAACCGGCGCAATATCGTGATCCACATGCTGATCAGCTCTGATCTCACGGTGCAGCGCGACAGCGATAACGAGCTGCTGTATCTCTATCCCGCCACCGTGCCTGCCGATGGCAGCAAGCGCGTGCGCGAAGCCTTGATCTACATGGAGGTCTCGCGGATCACCGACCCGGCGCTGCTGATCGAGCTCGAGAGCAGCCTCGCCAGCGTGGTCTCCGAGGTGAAGACCGTGGTATCGGATTTCGAGCCGATGTGCGGCCGCCTGCGCACCCTGGTGCAGGATTTCGGGTCGTTTTCCGACGGGATCTCCGAGCATGACTGGAGCGAGAACCGGGCCCTGCTCGAGTGGTTGCTGGATGGCAACTTCACCTTCCTCGGCTACGAGGAGCTCGGCGTTGACTGGGCGACGGGCACGGCGCGGGTAGTCACGGTTGCCGATACCCGCCTCGGGCTGCTGCGCGAGCGCGAGACTTCGGGCGTCAGCGATCTCGAGCAAGAGATCCGGGACGCCTCCAGTCCCGCGGACCTGCTGCCGGTGCAGGTGGTGTTTTTCAAGTCATCGCGCCGCTCGCGGGTGCACCGGGTGGCGTATCCCGACTATATCTCGATCAAGTGTTTCGACAGCGAGGGACGGGTCAACGGGCAGCACCGCTTTCTCGGGCTGTTCACCGCGGTGGTCTACACCATGGACCCCGACAATATCCCGATCGTGCGGCGCAAGGTCGCGCAGGTCATCGAGCGCTCGCGCCCGGCCACCAGCAGTCACCGTATGCGCGCCCTGCAGCGCGTGCTCGAAGTGCTGCCACGCGACGAATTGTTCCAGAGCGATGTCGATACCCTTTATCACACCGCGATGCGCATCTTTCACATCCAGGAGCGCCGCAAGATCCGCCTGTTCATCCGCCCGGACCGGCGCTACTGCTTCGCCTCCTGCCTGGTGTACTGGCCGCGCGAGATCTACTGCACCGAGTTGCGCCTCAGGATCGAAAACCTGCTGATGGATGCACTTGGTGCCGAGGAGTCCGAGTTCACGACCTTCTTCTCCGAGTCGCTGCTGGTGCGCACGCATTTCGTGATGCGCCTGTGCCCCGGACAGCAGCCCGATTTCGACCAGGAGGAACTCGAAGATCTCATCGTGCGCATTTCGCAGCAGTGGCAGGATCAGCTGGCGGCCGCGTTGCTGGAGGAGTTCGGCGAGGAGCAGGGTTCGACGCTGGTCGGTCTGTACGGCAGCGCGTTTCCGGCCGGTTACCGCGATGACAACGACCCGCCGATGGCAGTGGCGGACATACGGAAATTCAGCGCGCTGGAGAGTGCAGGCGAGCTCGGCGTGCATCTTTACCGCAATATCCGCGAGGCCGAGGACCTGCTGCATTTCCGGCTCTACAGCGCCGATCGTCCGGTCGAGCTCTCCGACGTGATTCCGATGTTCGAGAATCTCGGGATGCGGGTGCTTGGCGAGCGCCCCTATCGGCTGCGCCGCTCCGACCAGCGCGAGCTGTGGGTGCACGACTTCAGCCTGGTCTATGCGCTGTCCGAGGATATCGACGTGCCGTCGATCAGCGCCGCGGTGGAGTCGGCGTTTCTGAACGTGCTCGCCGGGCGTGCCGAGAACGACGGTTTCAACCGCCTGATCGTCGGTACCGGGCTCGGCTGGCGCGAGGCCGCGATCCTGCGCGCCTACGCGCACTACATGAAGCAGCTGCGCTACAACTTCTCGCAGCAGTTCGTCGCCGAGACGCTGGGACGCCATCTCGGGATCGCGCGCGATCTGATCGAGCTGTTCCGGGCGCGTTTCGATCCGGCGCCGGCACTCGATAGCGAGCGGCGTGCGGCGGCGGAGCAGGAAGTCGCGGCGCGCATTCTCGCGGCGCTCGAGCAGGTCGCGCAGCTGAACGAGGACCAGATCCTGCGTTCCTATCTGGAGCTGATCAACGGGACCCTGCGCACCAATTGTTTCCAGCCTGATGCCGGCGGTGTGGCCAAGGAATATTTCTCGTTCAAGTTCGACTCGGTGGCGTTGCCGAACATGCCGCGGCCGGTGCCGAAATTCGAGATCTGGGTGTATTCGACCCGCATGGAAGGGATCCACCTGCGGCGCGGCAAGGTCGCGCGCGGGGGGTTGCGCTGGTCCGACCGGCTCGAGGATTTTCGCACCGAGGTGCTGGGCCTGGTCAAGGCGCAGCAGGTCAAGAACGCGGTGATCGTGCCGGTAGGCGCCAAGGGCGGATTCGTGCTGAAGCAGCTGCGTCCCGATGCCACGCGCGAGGCAGTGCAGGCCGAGGGTGTGGCCTGTTACGAGATATTCGTGCAAGGCCTGCTCGATCTGACCGACAACCTGGTCGACGGCAATACGGTAGCGCCACCGGCGGTGGTCTGCCATGACGATCCCGACCCCTATCTGGTGGTGGCGGCCGACAAGGGCACCGCATCGTTCTCGGATATCGCGAACGCCATTTCCGCGCGCTACGATTTCTGGTTGCGCGATGCCTTTGCCTCGGGCGGCAGCGTCGGCTACGACCACAAGAAAATGGCGATCACGGCCCGCGGTGCGTGGGTGTCGGTGCAACGCCATTTCCGCGAGCGCGACCTCGATGTGCAGCAGAGCGAATTCAGCGTGGTCGGTATCGGCGACATGTCAGGCGATGTGTTCGGCAACGGCCTGCTGCGCTCGCCGCATGCAAAGCTGATTGCGGCGTTCAACCACCTGCACATCTTTGTCGATCCCGACCCCGATCCTGCGCGCAGTTTTGCCGAGCGCGAGCGGCTGTTCGCGTTGCCGCGCTCGAGCTGGGCGGACTACGACGCGAGCCTGATCTCGAGCGGTGGCGGAGTATTTGCGCGCACGGCCAAGTCCATAGCCCTGAGTGCGGAGATGCGCCGTGTGCTCGGCTGCGATGCCGAGCGCCTGACGCCATCGGAGCTGATGTCGGCGATACTCGCCGCGCCCGTCGACCTGATCTGGAACGGCGGGATCGGTACCTACTTCAAGGCGAGCAGCGAGAGCCACGCCGATGCCGGCGACAAGTCCAACGACGCGGTGCGCATCGATGGCTGCCGGATCCGTGCGCGGGTGGTGGGCGAGGGCGGGAATCTCGGTATGACCCAGCTCGCGCGGATCGAGTTCGCGAGCCGCGGCGGTGCCTGCAACACCGATTTCATCGACAACTCCGGTGGCGTGGATTGCTCGGATCACGAGGTCAATATCAAGATCCTGCTCAACCGGGTCATGGCAGCGGGCGACATGACCGAAAAGCAGCGTGTCAGGCTGCTCGAGGAAATGCGCGACGAGGTCGCCGAGCTGGTGCTGCGCAACAATTACCGCCAGGCGCAGGCGATCAGCATTGCCGAGCGCGAGGCGCAGCTGCGGATCAACGAGTACCGCGGCCTTATCAGCTCGCTGGAGAGTCGTGGCTTGCTCGACCGGGGCCTGGAGTTCCTGGCCAGTGACGAGGCGCTGGTCGAACGGCGCATCAAGGGCATGGGGCTGACCCGGCCCGAGCTCGCGGTGCTGACCTGTTATGTCAAGGGGCAGCTGAAGCTCGATATTCTCGCCTCGGATATTCCCGAGGACGATTACCTGGCGCGCAGCATCGAGACGGCATTTCCCGTTGCCCTGTGCGAACGCTTTCGCGACGACCTCTACCAGCATCCGTTGCGGCGCGAGATCGTCGCCACGCAACTGGCGAACGACCTGGTCGATTTCATGGGCATCACCTTCATCGAGCGCATGAGCCAGTCCGCCGCCACGCCGGTGGCCGATGTCGTGCGTGCCTACGTGGTGGCGCGCGAGGTGTTCGACCTGCATCGCTGGTGGCAGGCGATCGAGGCGCTGGACAACTCCATACCGGCCGCGCGTCAGCTCGAGGTCTATGCGGACCTGCAGCGCCTGATCCGGCTCGCCGCGCGCTGGTTCGTGCGCAACCGGCGCGGGCACCTCGATGTGCGCGCCGAGGTCGAGTTCTTCGCGCCGAAGGTGCGCGCGATCCAGCTCGGGATGCAGGAGCTGGTGCACGGCGAGCAGAAGGCAGCCTGGGAGCGGCGTCACCACGATCTGCAGGATGCCGGAATATCCGGGGAAGTGGCGCTGGCGCTGGCGGGTTCCACGATGCTGATCGGAGCGCTCGGCATGGTGGAGGTGGCGCGCACCCAGGATCTGGCGGAGGAGGTGGTCGCGCGGATCGCGTTCGAATTGAACGAACGACTGGATTTCTACTGGTTCGGCAAGCAGATCACGGCGCTGAAGGTCGAGAACTACTGGCAGGCCATGGCGCGCGATTCGTTTCTCGACGAACTCGACTGGCAGGTACGCTCGATCGTGGCGTGGGTGGCGCGTGAAGTGGCCCGCACACCGGATGCGATCGCCCGCCCCGAGCAATGGTTGCAGGGCCAGGCTGTCGGTGTCGAGCGCTGGCAGCGGGTAGTGGCCGAAATCCGCAACGCGCATGTCCAGGAATACGCCATGTACGCGGTGGCGGTGCGTGGTCTGCTCGAGCTGTCGCAGCCGGTGACGGGATTGGCTCATTGA